The Vibrio sp. SNU_ST1 genome has a segment encoding these proteins:
- a CDS encoding YcgL domain-containing protein: protein MLCSIYKSSKKEGTYLYIPKKDDFSQVPDALMQMFGKPSFVMVIKMDGRKLAQVNIDKVRESLSTDGFFLQVPPPPVNELELHKERKAQQNVQDEE from the coding sequence ATGCTGTGTTCTATATATAAAAGTTCAAAGAAAGAAGGAACATACCTTTATATCCCTAAGAAGGATGATTTCTCACAAGTTCCTGACGCATTGATGCAAATGTTTGGTAAACCTAGTTTTGTAATGGTAATTAAAATGGATGGCCGTAAACTGGCGCAAGTGAACATCGATAAAGTGAGAGAATCACTGAGCACCGATGGTTTCTTTTTGCAGGTTCCGCCACCACCGGTTAATGAACTTGAACTTCATAAAGAGCGTAAAGCTCAGCAAAACGTTCAAGACGAAGAGTGA
- a CDS encoding lytic transglycosylase domain-containing protein, with protein MSKFSKTILAVSALLLGNSLTIGSVQAEELSFEQYVEKLKQQGRAEGISETIIDQAFDGVTFKPRAVKADKNQPEKKLTLDEYIPRAVPDWKVKQARSLYKKHYSALKRIGDEYGVQPRFIVALWGVESNFGKFTGNYSVIDALTTMAYEGRREAFFRSEAMAALKILDQGHITPQEMKGSWAGAMGQPQFMPSSFLAYAADGNGDGKKDIWGTEEDVFASAANYLSQSGWDDKYTWGRQVQVPSTVSIEMQGRGEDKAKYLKEWSELGIKRFDDRPLPTLDEDIKAWLIMPDDETGRSYLIYNNYNVLMKWNRSYYFALAVSHLADRVKFD; from the coding sequence TTGAGTAAATTTTCGAAAACCATATTGGCTGTGTCGGCATTACTATTGGGTAATAGCCTGACCATTGGTTCGGTCCAAGCTGAAGAGCTGAGTTTTGAACAATATGTAGAGAAACTAAAGCAACAAGGCCGTGCAGAAGGCATTTCTGAAACGATCATTGATCAAGCCTTTGATGGTGTGACGTTTAAGCCAAGAGCGGTGAAAGCCGATAAGAATCAACCTGAGAAAAAACTGACTCTGGATGAATACATTCCACGCGCGGTTCCAGATTGGAAAGTGAAGCAGGCGAGATCGCTCTATAAGAAGCATTATTCAGCGTTGAAGCGCATTGGTGATGAATATGGTGTTCAACCAAGATTCATTGTCGCGCTATGGGGTGTTGAGAGTAACTTTGGTAAGTTCACGGGTAACTACAGTGTTATTGATGCTCTAACGACTATGGCCTATGAAGGACGTAGAGAAGCTTTCTTTCGTAGCGAAGCGATGGCGGCATTGAAGATACTTGATCAAGGCCACATTACACCACAAGAGATGAAAGGCTCTTGGGCTGGCGCGATGGGTCAACCTCAGTTTATGCCAAGCTCATTCTTAGCTTATGCTGCTGATGGTAATGGCGACGGCAAGAAAGATATTTGGGGTACTGAAGAGGATGTATTTGCTTCGGCGGCGAATTATCTAAGCCAATCAGGTTGGGATGACAAATATACTTGGGGCCGTCAGGTTCAAGTACCGTCGACCGTGTCTATTGAGATGCAAGGCCGAGGCGAAGACAAAGCGAAATACTTAAAAGAGTGGTCTGAACTTGGTATTAAGCGCTTTGACGATCGCCCATTGCCAACGCTTGATGAAGATATTAAAGCTTGGCTAATTATGCCAGACGATGAAACTGGCCGTTCTTACCTCATTTACAATAACTACAATGTGTTAATGAAGTGGAATCGTTCTTACTACTTTGCTTTGGCAGTAAGCCACCTAGCGGACAGGGTTAAGTTTGATTAA
- a CDS encoding LysR family transcriptional regulator, which translates to MVIFHALIKHEGFTSAAKSLNVSVSHISKQVALLEDSIGIKLVQRTTRSLTLTEAGEVFYQHCEQLFNTVKAAQLDMESQRDDISGILRVGLSQSFGTLHIIPAIDQLRQLYPQLRIEVHLFDYKVDMIEERLDLWITNNEDLPEGYIAQRLADSQFVVAASPDYLIKAGTPHVPSDLIDHNCLIYRSRERDYTSWAFDNGQENLSVKVAGDYSVDLAEAVRDAAVSGWGVAYLATYLVKEEFRTGKLIQVLPEWRASQLMPFYAVYPSRKNMPKKLSAVIEFIKQHVGSPTYWDKNLKTCVELHR; encoded by the coding sequence ATGGTGATATTCCATGCGCTGATCAAGCACGAAGGTTTTACCAGTGCTGCAAAAAGCTTGAACGTTTCGGTGTCTCATATCAGTAAGCAGGTTGCTTTGCTCGAAGACTCGATAGGTATCAAGCTAGTGCAAAGAACCACACGTAGCCTAACGTTAACTGAGGCTGGGGAAGTATTCTATCAGCACTGTGAACAGCTGTTTAACACAGTCAAAGCGGCTCAACTGGATATGGAAAGCCAGCGTGATGATATATCAGGAATCCTGCGCGTAGGCTTGTCACAATCATTTGGCACTCTGCATATCATTCCTGCGATTGATCAACTGAGACAGCTTTATCCTCAGTTGAGAATCGAGGTCCACTTGTTCGACTATAAGGTGGATATGATTGAAGAACGCTTGGATCTCTGGATCACCAACAATGAAGACTTGCCAGAAGGTTATATTGCACAGCGCTTAGCCGACAGTCAGTTTGTAGTGGCGGCATCACCGGATTATCTGATTAAAGCTGGTACTCCTCATGTGCCTTCGGACCTGATTGACCATAATTGCCTTATTTATCGCAGCCGTGAGCGTGACTACACGTCATGGGCGTTTGATAACGGGCAAGAAAACCTCAGTGTCAAAGTGGCGGGCGATTACTCGGTGGATTTGGCAGAGGCGGTACGAGACGCAGCTGTATCTGGGTGGGGTGTTGCTTATTTGGCGACTTATTTAGTCAAAGAAGAGTTTAGAACGGGCAAGTTAATCCAAGTATTACCGGAATGGAGAGCCAGTCAGTTGATGCCATTTTATGCCGTCTATCCGAGCCGAAAGAACATGCCAAAGAAGCTTTCAGCAGTGATTGAGTTCATCAAACAGCATGTTGGTTCGCCGACGTATTGGGACAAAAATCTCAAAACTTGTGTTGAGCTGCATCGTTAA
- a CDS encoding NupC/NupG family nucleoside CNT transporter → MASLLGIITILVAAWLLSTDRKNIPLRTVSLAFLLQISFALLVLYVPMGKEALNAATGAVSSLINYGQEGINFLFGGLTNNGFVFAINVLGIIIFFSALISGLYHIGFMPKVINIIGGALQKFLGTGRAESLSATANIFVGMIEAPLVVKPYLKHMTDSQLFAVMVCGLASVAGGTLVGYASLGVDLNYLIAAAFMSAPAGLLMAKILVPGSPEDVQENIESGVEIPRATNVVEAMADGAMSGLRIAVAVGATLLAFISVIAMLNGLLGIVGGWFGVNLSFELILGYVFAPVAWLIGVPWSEAVVAGSLIGNKIVVNEFVAFIQLMDAKEALSEHSQAIVTFALCGFANISTMAILIGGLGSLVPERRSFISQYGFKAICAGVFANLMSAAIAGVVLSL, encoded by the coding sequence ATGGCTTCCCTACTTGGAATTATCACTATTTTAGTAGCCGCTTGGTTACTATCTACGGACAGAAAAAATATCCCGCTAAGAACTGTCTCTTTGGCTTTCTTACTGCAAATCTCATTCGCGCTCTTGGTTCTTTATGTGCCAATGGGTAAAGAAGCGCTGAATGCAGCTACTGGTGCGGTGTCTAGCTTGATCAACTACGGTCAAGAGGGGATTAACTTCCTATTCGGTGGCCTAACGAATAACGGATTTGTTTTCGCTATTAACGTTCTCGGCATCATTATCTTTTTCTCTGCATTGATTTCAGGTTTGTATCACATCGGCTTTATGCCAAAGGTGATCAACATAATCGGCGGTGCTTTGCAGAAGTTTCTAGGCACAGGTCGTGCGGAGTCACTATCTGCAACGGCAAACATTTTTGTTGGCATGATCGAAGCGCCACTGGTGGTTAAGCCTTACCTAAAACATATGACGGACTCACAACTGTTTGCTGTGATGGTATGTGGTTTGGCTTCTGTTGCTGGCGGCACGCTAGTGGGTTATGCATCGCTGGGTGTTGACCTAAACTATCTGATCGCTGCGGCATTCATGTCGGCACCAGCTGGTCTATTGATGGCTAAAATCTTAGTACCAGGCAGCCCAGAGGATGTTCAAGAAAATATTGAGTCTGGTGTAGAGATTCCACGAGCAACAAACGTAGTTGAGGCAATGGCAGATGGGGCTATGTCTGGACTTCGTATTGCCGTTGCGGTGGGTGCGACACTTCTGGCCTTTATCAGTGTGATTGCGATGCTGAATGGCTTGTTAGGTATTGTTGGTGGCTGGTTTGGCGTAAACCTAAGCTTCGAACTTATCCTAGGTTATGTGTTCGCACCCGTTGCATGGCTGATAGGTGTACCGTGGTCTGAAGCTGTGGTTGCCGGCTCGCTGATCGGTAACAAGATTGTCGTGAACGAGTTCGTGGCTTTCATTCAGCTAATGGATGCTAAAGAGGCGCTAAGTGAGCACTCACAAGCGATCGTAACTTTTGCTCTATGTGGCTTTGCTAACATCTCTACAATGGCCATTCTGATTGGTGGTTTGGGTAGCTTAGTTCCAGAGCGTCGTTCTTTCATCTCACAATACGGTTTTAAAGCGATTTGTGCGGGTGTCTTTGCCAACCTAATGAGCGCAGCGATTGCTGGTGTGGTGCTTTCGCTTTAA
- the folD gene encoding bifunctional methylenetetrahydrofolate dehydrogenase/methenyltetrahydrofolate cyclohydrolase FolD, which yields MTAQNIDGKLISQTVRSEVAARVKARTQAGLRAPGLAVVLVGEDPASQVYVGSKRKACEEVGFVSKSYDLPATATEDELLTLVDQLNEDPEIDGILVQLPLPAGIDSTQVLERITPEKDVDGFHPYNVGRLAQRMPKLRSCTPKGIITLLDRYNIDLRGKHAVVVGASNIVGRPMTLELLLAGCTTTTCHRFTKDLEGHVRQADVVVVAVGKPNFIPGAWIKKGAVVVDVGINRLESGKLVGDVEYDVAKESASFITPVPGGVGPMTVASLIENTMIACEQFHSK from the coding sequence ATGACTGCTCAAAATATTGATGGAAAGCTAATTTCTCAAACGGTTCGCTCTGAAGTTGCGGCTCGTGTAAAAGCTCGCACTCAAGCTGGATTACGCGCTCCGGGCCTAGCGGTTGTTTTAGTGGGTGAAGACCCTGCTTCTCAGGTTTACGTGGGAAGTAAGCGTAAAGCATGTGAAGAAGTTGGCTTCGTATCTAAATCTTACGACTTGCCAGCCACTGCGACAGAAGACGAATTATTAACACTGGTAGACCAACTGAACGAAGACCCAGAGATTGACGGTATTCTTGTTCAACTTCCTCTACCAGCTGGTATTGATAGCACTCAAGTTCTTGAGCGCATCACGCCGGAAAAAGACGTTGATGGCTTCCACCCATACAACGTAGGTCGTTTGGCTCAGCGTATGCCTAAGCTTCGCTCTTGTACGCCTAAAGGCATCATTACGTTGCTTGACCGCTACAACATCGACTTACGTGGTAAGCACGCGGTTGTAGTTGGCGCATCAAATATCGTAGGTCGCCCAATGACGTTAGAGCTTCTTCTAGCCGGTTGTACGACAACAACCTGCCACCGCTTCACCAAAGACCTTGAAGGTCACGTACGCCAAGCAGACGTTGTTGTAGTTGCCGTTGGTAAGCCGAACTTCATTCCTGGCGCTTGGATTAAGAAAGGTGCTGTTGTGGTCGATGTAGGTATCAACCGTTTGGAATCTGGCAAACTAGTGGGTGACGTTGAATACGACGTAGCGAAAGAAAGCGCAAGCTTCATCACTCCAGTACCGGGTGGTGTAGGTCCAATGACAGTAGCGAGCCTGATTGAGAACACAATGATTGCTTGTGAGCAGTTTCACTCGAAGTAA